The genomic DNA AATGGTTGACCAATAATGACTTTTCAACGCCAGGTCACATTTCAATTCCTAATAGCGAAGGTGACATTGAGTCCGTTTTAGTCGTTGCCAGTGATGTCCATTCTATTTGGTCATTATCTTCCGTGGCCGTTGAATTGCCTAAGAAAGAGTTTTGTTTAAGTGCTGACTTAACCGTTGAGCAGCAAGAAGCACTTTGCGTAGGCTGGTTGTTAGGCCAATATCAGTTTGATCGCTATAAGCAAACTCAAGATCGCGCCAAACTGAATGTTTCCAGTCAGTCGGTTGTGGATAATGCACTCAACACGGCAAATGCCGTTACATTGACTCGCGATTTAGTCAACACTCCAGCCGGTGACATGATGCCAGAGCATCTATCTGAGGCGATGCAAGCCTTAGCGGCACAGTTCTCTGGTGATTTCAGTGAGTGGGTTGGAGACGAGCTCCTAGAGCAGAATTACCCCACTATTCATATGGTAGGGCGTGCTTCGAGCCATGCCCCTCGGTTGTTAGATTTACGTTGGGGAAAAGAAGATGCACCTTTATTAACCCTAGTAGGTAAAGGCGTATGTTTTGATAGTGGTGGGCTTGATCTTAAACCAGCCGCTGGCATGCGACTCATGAAAAAGGACATGGGTGGTGCAGCTCATGTGCTAGGGCTAGCTGCTCTTATTATGTCTTTTAAGCTTCCTGTTCGTTTGCGCGTCTTGATACCTGCAGTGGAAAATGCCGTGAATGGAGATGCCTTCCGGCCGGGCGACGTTATAAAGACTCGAAAAGGGTTAACCGTAGAAATTGATAACACCGATGCTGAAGGTCGATTAGTGTTGTGTGATGCGTTAGCCGAAGCGAGCCGTGAAAATCCAGATTTAATCGTAGACTTTGCAACATTGACTGGAGCTGCTCGTGTTGCCTTGGGGCTTGAAGTCCCTGGGTTCTATTCCACCGATGATGAATTTGCTGATCAGTTAGTGAAAGCGGGAAGTACCTACGAAGATGCTATTTGGCGCATGCCTTTGCACCAACCCTATGCAGATTACCTCAAAGGGAGTATCTCTGATCTAGTGAACTGTTCGCCAACGCCATTTGGTGGTTCCATTACAGCAGCCTTGTATTTACAGCACTTTGTAGAAGATACACCCTGGGTACATGTTGATGTAGGTGCTTGGAATGATCGAGCGCGCCCGGGACGGCCAAAAGGTGGTGAGGCAATGGGTGTGCGTGCCACATTCGAGGCACTTAAAGCAAGATATTCAGTCTAAAATGGTGAACTGCGTCAATTTTTCAGC from Reinekea marina includes the following:
- a CDS encoding leucyl aminopeptidase family protein, with protein sequence MTIQHGQSGIPIVLIAQSQFDSWLQVQAKPTQQWLTNNDFSTPGHISIPNSEGDIESVLVVASDVHSIWSLSSVAVELPKKEFCLSADLTVEQQEALCVGWLLGQYQFDRYKQTQDRAKLNVSSQSVVDNALNTANAVTLTRDLVNTPAGDMMPEHLSEAMQALAAQFSGDFSEWVGDELLEQNYPTIHMVGRASSHAPRLLDLRWGKEDAPLLTLVGKGVCFDSGGLDLKPAAGMRLMKKDMGGAAHVLGLAALIMSFKLPVRLRVLIPAVENAVNGDAFRPGDVIKTRKGLTVEIDNTDAEGRLVLCDALAEASRENPDLIVDFATLTGAARVALGLEVPGFYSTDDEFADQLVKAGSTYEDAIWRMPLHQPYADYLKGSISDLVNCSPTPFGGSITAALYLQHFVEDTPWVHVDVGAWNDRARPGRPKGGEAMGVRATFEALKARYSV